DNA sequence from the Vicia villosa cultivar HV-30 ecotype Madison, WI linkage group LG3, Vvil1.0, whole genome shotgun sequence genome:
ataatgataattataataacaataaaattattaaaattaattaagagtAATAAAAATGTTAGTAGTAATAATTATTAACAATTATAATAAGTGTTAGAgataaccaaaataaaaataacaatgtaTGAAATATGAACGAAACAATATAATAAGAAAACTCAAATATAAAAAACTGAACACTAAATTAGGGTgaacctaatttttttttttaaaagtccctagcagagtcgccagctgtagcaacctgcctaaaaatttaggtTTAAACGAGAGCCGCCACCCACTTTATTTGGGCAAGtggctgtagcaacctgcctaaaaatttaggtTTAAACGAGAGCCGCCACCCACTTTATTTGGGCAAGTgaaaaatccttaaaaacaagagatttgggtaagtaggtaaattaggcaaagggaaggtgttagacacccttTGCCGGgtgcctcccttgtactcaaggggacccatttagcctttaggttttagatttttataattgtcgattaataaatttaaaaagttagcCTTTGCCCAAAAGGGTAAATCTCCATTTTGATAAAGCCATTGTGAGATCGAGACGACAACAGCCGAATGCCAAAAGGCATATGAAcaaaattgtaataaaaataataggcctcaatgcatcatcattggccaaaacaaggtttttaaaaaaaaagcctcATAGAAATCATTGGCAAAAAATGGAAAAAACCAAAGGTTTGTAAAATTAATATATTGACAATAGAAAATACCCTTTTTAATAAAAGGGCGGCCTCATACCAAAAGgtttaatcattggccaaaaaggtAAACCCAAGGGACAGAGTCATTGTCAGATCACAACAATGACCAAAGGCCAAAAGTCATGTATAGTGAAAATaggccattgtcagatcgagacaacaatggccaaaaaacctttttttttggaggcctcataggtaatcatcggccgaaaatgtttgagtttgtgattgagtttgaatgatttgaaatTGCGTTTGAGTAGTTTGAAAATTGCGTTTGAAAggggaaagggtttgtcggcTGTTGTCAGTTGATCGACAATGGCGGATTAGAGATGTTCAAGACaaaccctaagacaaacccttaaagggagaagagaaaaaagcGTAGAAAACGTAGTTGTGTGAAAAACGTAGTTTTTGGGTGTGtgtgaatttgtgaaaaaaaatacGTGAAAGTGAAGGAACGTCCCCCCTTTCAGGGTTGCCAAGACTCCTTTTTATAGAGttagagaattaggttaaaatctaTAAGAGGAAATAACCCATATCCAAAAACCGAAtttgatattttataaattagtaataataaaataataataattatctaaataaaatataaataatgctTAATCCAAAATGACCAAAATAGGTTAGAAAtatttaattgatgattaaataaattgtaaaaattgacaaaaaaccctaatataaaatagATGGGCCAAACATTTCAAGATTCAGCCTAGTGAATTTCAATCACACCCCTTTTTCTTTGTATGCACCCCTTagtcaataataataatcatttatatttaaaataggtTGTGAgaattaaaaaaccaaaataaaatatgtgGGCCAATTGTTTGGGGCCCTAGTATCTACTAACCACACCTCTActttaattctaaccaatttatAAGAGAATGAGTTTAACAATAGAGATGTTAAACCCCATGGCTCATATTTTTTTTGGTATATCCTTAAGGAATTAATTTTAACCAGACGTAAAacaatcgggtaaattttgggatatgacagAATGCAACTCTCTTTATTCCGGCTTCATTATCTTCTTCTATCAATAAGGTACAACAGCtctggtcaggttggtctaatcttTCACAAATAGGTCTGTAACACCCAAATTCTACCccacaattataagcgaaaatcagagtgcatttaaaaatattcgtcaaacgatgggatgtcacatttcgacttaaccaaacaaacatacttatatttaatttaacaaatatacatagcattcggaaacaaaactttatccaacaacttccaatttcaacttataaacatctttcaattcaacttaaaacaaatgtcatcatggaatacaacaattaaataataatgacTAAACCCCCCGGGTGCTACGtttcagagcaatggacaccaactcgacttgccaaaaagcaacataaagacttcataaagtcaCTCCGAACATCCACAGCTAATATTGAATACCTTCCCATTTCCTATGGTAGGggaatatcagcaaaggggtgagatatcttacaatataaaggaatgcatgataaataatataggagatatatatcatacataatttcaccacttcgcatcacataacatcttacaacaactttcatcacaaaACAACTCATCAATATAATACGACTTTCAAAACGGCAATaatgtttgtcataccccaaaatttgcccactatagTTCAAGACAATTTGTCTCCTCATACTCAAATATCCTTGATTTCCCGAGAGTATTCAAGGTTTTCACCAGATAAAGGCGTCTCCTAGGTGACATGGCCCAAAATTAGGGTTGTGATTCTTTTCAAGGAAACTGAacttctaaggcctcaaatggacttcatggTATCCTATAGGACCCAGGGTATCCTCATATCAATTTTAAAGCCTCGATTCACAAGGTTTCTCGATCAAtggctcaaaaagtcaacagtcgactatgctaggttaaaagtcaactatgatcAAATCAcggtcaaaacttctgatttttggtcagcaTCAACATtgtgaagtcacattcatcatttgatcaaggtttgatcatgactcatcaaggaaagctcaaaaatcaacaaaggttcaagttactaaattagggtttttaaggagaaagtcaactgaactttaactgatcatatctcccacatggttcatcataaattttccaaccaaagctcattctcaaggaaattaaattccctacaacttttatgttgggcccaaggtcaagaaatgctccagcataagagatatgatccaaaacattacaggtccttctagaagctcgcaaaaagaaGTTTTCTCGCatgagccatatcatcaagataaaatatccaaatgcaaaaaagctttcaaagtagcttgtagaggacatcccgagatttccaaaaagtcctagaacaccttcataggataaaaattgaatgagttatgattgGTGCAAGTTGGGCGAAATTTGAGAAATGCATAAGGCCTTAATTGACAAATTTCAtattttgagtaatgggccaCAACTTTTGAATCACCCACGAAATTCCAAGTTTATTAAAGTCCTAAAAACTATTTGATACTTATTTTATGatcttattatatttatttttggatttatttaattaaattcaatataaatcaaattaaatcaaaaaataaatcaaatcaaatcactcAAGAATTTCCATTCGTGTAAACATGTCCAAGTTCATCCCAATACTCAATTACATGTGAAAGAAAAGGGGAGGAAAATAGATGGAAGTTCAAAAaagaaagatttgattcaaaaaacaaatcaaattttcttcaatTAAAACAAAcgattctttctattttttaaaacccTAATATGGTCTACTATATATTCATAATGTTGCAGCCCTTGAGACGCATGAAACCCTAGTCTTCTCAAAGATATCTCAGgttccaaaaatctcaaaaaaatacACAACTTTTCATTTTTCAGCTTCACAGCCTCCTTCAAGGTTCAGCCGTCATTCCAATCTCCTCTACATGTAGTATGGAGTGAGAATGGACCAATGATAATGTCTCATAATATGCATAACGTGAATCTCATGTTCATATTATTCATACATTGTTATCTTTCGTTTATCATGTTTTGACGTTCTTTCATTAAATCTAATGCTTTGTATAAGTTCATGGTATTGTTTAAGACAGGATTGGACCTTTAGAATGAAGCTTAGACGTGTGGAATAAAACCCACCATTGTAAGGGCATAATGAGGTCGCCTCTTCAAATGCGTGTTTACGTCCACTTTTAGGACAAACCaatgccatttttgaattaaGTGGACAATTTTACATGGATTTGGGCTATGCTTCTTTTTGTTCATGTTGTTTTTTGTAGGTTTTGAATTTCGAAGGAATTTTCGCAAGAAAATTCACAGCAGATTCCCTAAATAAATCCGCAGCAAATGactaggaagaagatgaacagggaCGAGACCTTTTGACCGTTGCATGGAGAGACATTACTGGCTAGTCAAACTGTCTCCTCTTTGTCATCCACTCATGTTCAGCCGTGTGTGCAGTAATGGACCCCAACTTTAATTTCGTTTGACTTTGCCAATTGATAACTTTGTTTTTTGTATTTATTACTTACTAACCATCATATAAACGACTAAAGCGTGTAGATCAGTTGGCAAAAGGCGTGTGCATTGGTAAACCAAGTGGTCTCGAGTTCGATTCTTGTTCAGACcacccttttttttatttattaacagaCTGGTGTTTACTACAGATTCAGCGCTACACTCCTAGTATGCTTATGGTGCGCCTTCATTTGAGAGCCCTTGGATCTCTCCTAAAACAGATCTGAAAGATCAAGACGCATGCCTACCATGAACCATCATAGGTCCACCATATTGGATCGGTCGCCccattcttctcctttttttcttcttttttttttctttgtttttcacttttctttgttttgtatttaaattaatttaactaaaccATAACTAATAATCAGTCACTAACTAAAATTAACATGATTAAACTaggattagtttttttttttacattctaacaaaaatcatttttattagtTTAAAATAGCCATctaattactaaaaaaaaaaaacaaaaacaattttccttttttaactaataaattcttgttttattttaataattataattaggatttaggatagttaattaattaaataaattaataattagttttgaATTTAGGATTTAACcaagtaatttaattttctaattaaCCATTAATTATTTCTTACTATTTCTCGATTTTCTTCTCTCATCTCGAAATCCCATGTATGGCGcatgtttttgttgttattttattgcttttatttagatattagaatgtatataggtcaaaTGTAAATACTTAAAGGAGTCTTTTTACTTTCCCGCACTTTTAATttccatatttttattatatattgtgttagatgtatgcttaaaCTAGGACATGTATGGCAAGCTTGAATTGAACAATAGCtcactaaaaaatatataagataaattataatcgaatccaacacacttgcactcactcactcctagggtacgcctctcttggttgccttcaattataaggtcgtgtccctcgaaatgtagagatgtccattagcaaaggtccctcgatataaaatcgtcactaagtccctcgatgacccttgatTGTTACCTACgaaaagtgacgatcgtcccttcaaaattgctaagggtacctctacttgttgccttcaacgaccatacgatgacccttcgatgacccgcacgtccaatataaaaaAGGAATACCTACTtccatatagtatggatagtcctagaaactttaaaaagcatagaaaaagaccaattatTTAGgttagtgctcttaatatgcctagctcaattaaaaaacatcttttcaatactctttcaaaaaactaaggctacgcatttacgctaaagtccttatgccccttttcaactcaaaacaaacaaacaaacattgagctaagtaaattaagagcccgtagacaacTACGAATGAAAAGggtcttacaccttcccttttcataatctatcccccgaacccgtttttaaaaggtctttttctgtactttttacctttcctaaaattggacaaaataaaagtcagtggcgattcatgcttaaccgcgacatttaaagtaagttcaccgagttacagaactggcgactctgctggggagtctttaagaggggtttaccttaggacTTAGTTCATCATAAATGTCTTTAATTGTTTATTtgtgtgctttatttttaagggtttgTTTGGGATTGtttttgtgtgaaagattctaacccaaatctcgagataccttaggtatgtggcaatagaccaaggagactgtacgacatgtattattatggttgatctggtggctaccattagtgcgacgctttggtttgtcctgatggcccttgaaaatgatcgaggagacatttggctaccgcgtggtgtcattaagcactaattcgcccttagaaccttagtgaaCTTGACTTTGACTTATAGGAAGTAGCAAGATGGCTAGCTTTGGATtcttgactgaagccggttgatactcgatgctacactcattgagattggactctagggatgtttttggctggccgattgagtgccatgttgagataatgcccgcgagaaagatcagggatatgagcaccatagaacccggttactcttTTAGGACAGGTTAAACCAACTAAACTCAAGAAGGGAGGGTAtgcacctatggacttcatgctgGCCCTTAAACCTAAGGACTTTGTGTgaattgtttgtgtttgttatctactaggcatcataacatcataacatcatggcaTATCATCTTCACTAATGatttcaaggaccaagaaatttatttttgttctattttgtaggacatggctttcGCTACTAGGGATTATATACGGATCAATTTCATGGGGATACCTTCCGAGCTTAAGGAATTGGTTTCAAAGATTCCTGGAGATTCTCAATTCACGGAAAGACACGGGTATCTACTTCAACTGGTCACCtctaagtttgaagaagacatgatgagAGTCTTGGTCCAGTTCTTCgatcctgaacatcattgcttcacattcccagattatcagttggtacctaccatAGAAGAGTTCTCAGATCTACTTGGTATACCTGTCCCTGATCAACTGCCCTTCACCGGTTTGGAAGACACCCCAAAACCCGAGACtgttgctgctgctttacacttGAAGAGATCGAACATTACttctaattgggaaacaaagaatgGATTCGAAGGTCTctcagccaaattcttatttgggaAAGCTCAATCGTTCTGGGAGGCCATGAGTTACCATGCCTTTAAAGATATAATAGCTTTATTGATTTACAGTTTGGTGTTGTTTCCTAATCCCgatcagttcattgatgtgcacgccattAAGATCTTTCTGAATcacaatccggtacctactttactcggagatatcctacactctcttcacacccGTACTAGCAAAAAGCGAGGAAACCTCATGTGTTTCACACCTCTACTAGccaggtggtttatttcgcaccttccccGTTCAGTGTTAAGGaatgatcaaaagatgcaatggtcgtGAAGGATTATGTCACtctctcattcagatatccgttggcacgtCATATCTCAGGAATACGTCACTATTATTGACCATTGTtggaaattccctaatgtgccactccttggcattagagggggAATAACTTACAATCCTTCATTAGCTCTACGTCAATTTGGTTATACTCACAGGGATGGTCCTCATAACATGATTATTAAAGGGGTTGTCTTCAACTACGAAGAAGATGTTAAAAAACAACGTCAGGAGTTCATACGCACTTGGAATAAAGTATACAAAGTTGATAGCAAGAGCTGGGGTCAAAAGAACTCCATTCCTTTAGAGTCttatctcagatgggtgcgtactcgtGCTCAACGCTTCGTCATGCCATATCCATATGTCAGACCTGTGATTGTGGAACCGGAGTACGAGGAAAGGGTCCCTCAAGTTATTCTTCATCCAGACATGCCTACCGACCTTGAGGagttaaagagatcttggatCCAATTGAAGGAAGAATGAGACACCTTTGAAGCTCAATTTCGCGCCAAAGAGaagaaagtattagagctcacaaaGCAACTTCAGGACGAGCAAAGCATCAACACGTTCCTTGGTGCAAAgcgaaagcgtccatgggagacttgaagacctTCTTTTTATGCTTTTGTTTTTGCTATTTCAGTTTCTTTCTTTGTAAAGCCTAAAAATGGCAaacagttttatgtttttttaacgtTATTAATGAAAGTTTCTTTCTtggttgaaaaaaatttaaatttcaaggtccttgaaaacattgcataaacatacatatcattcatacCATTGTATAACAGGTTTCTACGACAGGTtactcatcttctcgctgtttatttcagctaagaaaatgaatcatctcgagcaatcagtcaaggaTCTGCAAGCACAGAACGCGGAATTCCAAGCCCTgatcctgaatttgtccaaggggcaagaagagctgaagacATTCCTtactaagaaggagaagaaggccAAGAAACCTGTGGGTGTTCTcaatatgggaagaagattccgaggcCCTCTCAGAAAGGTCAAAGAAATCGAAGAGGAGACTGAACAAGAGGAAGGTGCTAGTGGCAAGACTGATCAAACGAGCAACAACGGTTCTGGAAAGCAAGACGAGGAAGAGGAGGAGTACTATGATGACGAAGAGTATCCGGAGGATAAGTATAGATTGTTGGAGGAACGAATGAAGGATGTGGAAATCCAGAAGATACCAGGACTAGACTTTGAGGAACTAGGGCTCATCTCAGGAGTCgtgatccctccaaagttcaagactccgacctttgcaaagtatgatggagtttcttgtcccaAACTGCACCTaaaatcatatgtgaggaagatccaacctcacACCGCTGACAAGATGCTGTGGATCCACTTGTTCCAAGAGAGTTTGTcaggaactcaactcgaatggtactatcagctggagggTACCAATATCCGTACTTGGGAGGACTTGGCTGTTGCTTTCTACatgcaataccaatataatgctGATCTCGCACCGACTCGTACACAACTGCAGAGCATGTCCATGGGTCCgagagaaagtttcaaggagtatgcccaagaatggagagatttggctggcagagttcaacccCCTTTGGTTGATAGGCAgctggtagatatgttcatgggTACGTTGACTGGTCCATTTTACAGTCATTTGCTAGGAAGTTCATCAGCTGGCTTTACTGACTTAATATTGACTGGGGAACATGTTGAAAGTGGCatccgaagtgggaagattcaggtggctacttcttctggcGTTACGAAGAAGCCCTATAGTGGGAGGATTGAAGCTAATGCTGTGCACGGCCTGAAAGGTCGCAACAAAAATGATAGTAGCCAATCTGTTGGAGCTGTCCTGATTTCTACATCAACAACTCAACAAAATCGACAACAAGGATACCAACACAGACAAGACGCGCCCAGAAGAaacttcacaaagatcaatatgtcattaaATCAGGCATGGCAACACCTGTTGAAGGAAAAACTACTCGCACCAGTAGCTCCACCAAACATCAATACATCTTCTCCTCGCTACGATCCTAACGCAAGGTGTGCGTACCATTCTGACTGCGTGGGGCATGACACCAACAACTGTTGGACACTGAAACATAAGGTCCAGGATATGATTGATGCTGGGGAAATCGAGTTTGACCCTCCTGAGACTCCCAATGttatcactgctcctatgccaaagcatgacaaggcAGTCAATGTTGTTGACGAGAATTCTTATGTTACTGATGTGAGGAGCCTGACCACTCCTCTCCCTCTTATCAAGAAAAAGCTGTTGCAGGCCAGTTTATTTCCGGGTTGTATTGAAGACTGTTACTACTGTTCGTCTCAATCAAATGGTTGTGCAATGTTGAAGACTGGCATTCAACACTTGATGGATAATCAAACAATCTTGTTTGAAAGAATGCCTTCTGTGGAAAATTTGTGTGAAGATCTAGCTcagaatttgaaattcgaagacgtgTCCGTGATCTCTAAGACTCCTGTGAGAATTCCTACCAAGGGCCCCATAAGGATTACTGCTGAGCCCAAGATAGCTCTCTTGATTATTACCAAGCTTGGTCCAATCCCGTACTCCTCTGACAAGGCTGTCCCTTGGAGCTATGGCAATGATGTGTACATCCATGGTGTGAAACAAGAAACCTTGAATGATGAGCCCGTCAAAGTTCCCAATCCCAACGTTGAAAATATCGTGGGGACCAGTAAGGTTACACGAAGCGGAAGGATTTTCTCCCCGGAAATCTCTCCAGATGCCAATACCTCAACTCAAATTCCTGTTTCTGATTCGACTGCTGATGTGCGAGGAAAGGGACCATTGCTGGAACCAGTTCAGA
Encoded proteins:
- the LOC131659276 gene encoding uncharacterized protein LOC131659276, giving the protein MGRRFRGPLRKVKEIEEETEQEEGASGKTDQTSNNGSGKQDEEEEEYYDDEEYPEDKYRLLEERMKDVEIQKIPGLDFEELGLISGVVIPPNHLLGSSSAGFTDLILTGEHVESGIRSGKIQVATSSGVTKKPYSGRIEANAVHGLKGRNKNDSSQSVGAVLISTSTTQQNRQQGYQHRQDAPRRNFTKINMSLNQAWQHLLKEKLLAPVAPPNINTSSPRYDPNARCAYHSDCVGHDTNNCWTLKHKVQDMIDAGEIEFDPPETPNVITAPMPKHDKAVNVVDENSYVTDVRSLTTPLPLIKKKLLQASLFPGCIEDCYYCSSQSNGCAMLKTGIQHLMDNQTILFERMPSVENLCEDLAQNLKFEDVSVISKTPVRIPTKGPIRITAEPKIALLIITKLGPIPYSSDKAVPWSYGNDVYIHGVKQETLNDEPVKVPNPNVENIVGTSKVTRSGRIFSPEISPDANTSTQIPVSDSTADVRGKGPLLEPVQTPVEATTEEVSQKEMDEILKIIQKVIMM